From the genome of Rhizophagus irregularis chromosome 29, complete sequence, one region includes:
- a CDS encoding uncharacterized protein (SECRETED:cutsite_VHA-IP; SECRETED:prob_0.9845); SECRETED:SignalP(1-20), producing MKRNWILVVILSVMLSMVHAIPFHIHKRAQTISSQQLIEKLHLTPNPEGGYFVEFYRDKSVIKKVGLPDNFDGDRSFSTAIYYLLKGKEFSSFHRLRSDEGWHYYTGNTGVKIYEIRPDGELVVHNLGNDLVNGEIFAVVIEKGSWYGAELSDQSNDNFSLVGCTVAPGFENADFEMAKLESLSKQFPQHAEIIKKLTRE from the coding sequence atgaAACGAAATTGGATTTTAGTAGTCATTTTATCGGTTATGCTTTCGATGGTTCATGCTATACCATTCCATATTCATAAACGGGCGCAAACTATTTCTTCACAACAATTAATCGAAAAGCTTCACTTGACTCCAAATCCTGAAGGAGGGTATTTCGTAGAATTTTATCGAGACAAATcagtaattaaaaaagtcGGCTTACCAGATAATTTTGATGGTGATAGAAGTTTTTCAACTGCAATATATTACTTGCTCAAAGGAAAAGAATTCTCTTCCTTTCATAGATTGAGGTCAGATGAAGGCTGGCATTATTATACTGGTAATACCGgtgttaaaatttatgaaattagaCCGGATGGAGAACTTGTTGTTCACAACCTAGGAAACGATTTAGTTAATGGAGAAATTTTTGCTGTTGTCATTGAAAAAGGATCCTGGTACGGTGCAGAACTTAGCGATCAAAGCAATGATAACTTTTCATTGGTTGGATGTACTGTGGCTCCGGGATTTGAAAATGCTGATTTTGAAATGGCTAAACTTGAATCTCTATCAAAGCAATTTCCTCAGCACgcagaaattataaaaaaattaactcgCGAATAA